The Verrucomicrobiota bacterium region CACAAAAGGGTTCAACTCAAATTTTAATGGGTGATAGGTCGAGTTTGCCGAGGAAGAAGAGGATGCGGGTTCTGTAGGAGTGGAAGTGGTGGAAGCCTCTGGCTGAGGATTTGATGGCTTGGATGCGGCTGTTGAGGCCTTCGCTCAG contains the following coding sequences:
- a CDS encoding transposase: LSEGLNSRIQAIKSSARGFHHFHSYRTRILFFLGKLDLSPIKI